A portion of the Homo sapiens chromosome 16, GRCh38.p14 Primary Assembly genome contains these proteins:
- the CENPN gene encoding centromere protein N isoform X3, giving the protein MDETVAEFIKRTILKIPMNELTTILKAWDFLSENQLQTVNFRQRKESVVQHLIHLCEEKRASISDAALLDIIYMQFHQHQKVWEVFQMSKGPGEDVDLFDMKQFKNSFKKILQRALKNVTVSFRETEENAVWIRIAWGTQYTKPNQYKPTYVVYYSQTPYAFTSSSMLRRNTPLLGQELEATGKIYLRQEEIILDITEMKKACN; this is encoded by the exons ATGGATGAGACTGTTGCTGAGTTCATCAAGAGGACCATCTTGAAAATCCCCATGAATGAACTGACAACAATCCTGAAGGCCTGGGATTTTTTGTCTGAAAATCAACTGCAGACTGTAAATTTCCGACAGAGAAAGGAATCTGTAGTTCAGCACTTGATCCATCTGTGTGAG gaAAAGCGTGCAAGTATCAGTGATGCTGCCCTGTTAGACATCATTT aTATGCAATTTCATCAGCACCAGAAAGTTTGGGAAGTTTTTCAGATGAGTAAAGGACCAG GTGAAGATGTTGACCTTTTTGatatgaaacaatttaaaaattcgtTCAAGAAAATTCTTCAGAGagcattaaaaaat gtGACAGTCAGCTTCAGAGAAACTGAGGAGAATGCAGTCTGGATTCGAATTGCCTGGGGAACACAGTACACAAAGCCAAACCAGTACAAACCTACCTACGTGGTGTACTACTCCCAGACTCCGTACGCCTTCACGTCCTCCTCCATGCTGAGGCGCAATACACCGCTTCTGGGTCAG GAGTTAGAAGCTACTGGGAAAATCTACCTCCGACAAGAGGAGATCATTTTAGATATTACCGAAATGAAGAAAGCTTGCAATTAG